Proteins from a genomic interval of Nakamurella alba:
- a CDS encoding helicase associated domain-containing protein: MWPFNRGRYTYASRSSHGTQMHKPDGPQAIPPVTRHHRIAVSRAPTGHQRGWSSAKAVRRNPRAIRPGRLASNQITRKMPGMTFQRDDVSWNARLSELVSFARRTGHLPTAHRQASASERQLIRWLYLQRQHASKDLMPVSRLRQLDRLLPSWRGQPLGPLVPARPGRNPQDEPSGI; the protein is encoded by the coding sequence ATGTGGCCGTTCAATCGGGGAAGGTACACATACGCATCTAGATCCTCGCACGGCACACAAATGCATAAACCAGACGGTCCCCAGGCTATACCCCCTGTGACCAGACACCACCGGATAGCTGTGTCACGAGCTCCAACGGGCCACCAACGCGGGTGGAGCTCCGCCAAGGCGGTGAGGCGAAACCCCCGTGCAATACGTCCTGGCAGGCTTGCATCGAATCAGATCACTCGTAAAATGCCAGGTATGACCTTCCAGCGGGACGATGTGAGCTGGAACGCTCGTCTGTCGGAGCTCGTGTCCTTCGCCCGCAGAACTGGTCACCTTCCCACTGCGCACAGGCAGGCATCGGCTTCCGAACGCCAATTGATCAGATGGCTTTACCTACAACGACAGCATGCCAGCAAGGACCTGATGCCGGTGTCACGATTGCGGCAGCTAGACCGGCTGCTGCCCTCATGGAGGGGCCAACCGCTAGGGCCCCTAGTACCTGCGCGTCCTGGTCGGAACCCACAGGACGAGCCGTCAGGCATCTGA
- a CDS encoding helicase associated domain-containing protein, whose protein sequence is MGRGRQFKRDDGRWSAHLADVSQFCEDQGHFPRSTYSADASERPLGQWLAQQRRELTACSLTTRRLEQLDRTLPGWASTIRGAKKPMSWPAPHPPSDPHGAS, encoded by the coding sequence GTGGGCAGAGGACGTCAGTTCAAACGCGACGACGGACGGTGGTCGGCGCACCTCGCCGATGTCTCCCAGTTCTGCGAGGACCAGGGGCATTTTCCACGCTCCACCTACTCCGCTGATGCTTCAGAACGTCCCCTCGGGCAGTGGCTTGCTCAGCAGCGGCGGGAACTCACTGCATGCTCCTTGACCACACGACGGCTCGAGCAACTGGACCGCACCCTACCCGGTTGGGCATCCACCATCAGAGGGGCTAAGAAGCCCATGAGCTGGCCCGCACCCCATCCACCGTCTGATCCCCACGGCGCAAGCTAA
- a CDS encoding helicase associated domain-containing protein — translation MEHGFRPDDEKWAAQLERLAHHMRTHGLPPSTSAGTDAAERRLGYWLSTQRREERLRTLLPHRREQLDQAVPGWRTHHTMWA, via the coding sequence ATGGAGCACGGATTCCGCCCCGACGACGAGAAGTGGGCCGCTCAGTTGGAGCGGCTGGCACACCACATGCGAACTCACGGTTTGCCCCCGTCCACGTCTGCGGGAACCGACGCCGCAGAGCGCCGTCTTGGATACTGGCTCTCCACACAACGACGCGAAGAACGACTCCGGACCCTGCTCCCGCACCGGCGGGAGCAACTCGACCAGGCCGTTCCCGGCTGGCGCACACACCACACGATGTGGGCATGA
- a CDS encoding helix-turn-helix transcriptional regulator — protein sequence MRLLPLHFVEIADLVCRRCGRTLVGPAHRRYCSNACRQADYRRRAASDRFHPGPAFITVPEIADDLGISRQTAYRWCSTGRIQGARSVGPGRGLLCIQRDLYDEWKQQGTSA from the coding sequence GTGAGACTGCTACCGTTACATTTTGTGGAAATCGCTGACTTGGTGTGCCGCCGCTGTGGCCGCACCCTCGTAGGTCCTGCGCACCGCCGCTACTGCTCGAACGCCTGCCGGCAGGCGGACTATCGCCGGCGCGCCGCATCTGACCGCTTCCACCCCGGACCCGCATTCATCACCGTGCCGGAGATCGCGGACGACCTCGGGATCAGCAGGCAGACCGCCTACCGCTGGTGCTCGACCGGTCGCATCCAGGGAGCGAGGTCGGTAGGACCTGGTCGTGGACTGCTCTGCATCCAACGCGACCTGTACGACGAGTGGAAACAGCAGGGGACCTCCGCATGA